In Thermanaerovibrio velox DSM 12556, the genomic stretch CCTGGGAGGGCGGTTCGAGGGGGACGTGCTGCTTGGGGTGCCTAGGTCCTCGAGGGGGCCGGTGAGTTTGGGGGAGACCTTGTGCCACTGGCTCACCCGGTTCTTCCAGGTGGATGATCCCGGACGGCAGGGTGGTTGATGGTCCTGGGATGTAAGTGGGGAGTCTGAAGATCCTGGTCTGGCGTCCCTAGGGGTTTTGGGGTTTTCATGTGGTCAGCGTTTTGGATGCAGCCTGTTTGGGCTCATAATCGAGATAGACGAATATCAGCGAGGAGGGAAAGAAGATGATAGATCCGCGCATCGCCTTGGTGGAGAAGAGGTATTCCAAGGCCGATCCCGTGCCCCCTTTCAGGCCCGGTGACACCGTGAAGGTGCACGTTAAGGTTAAGGAGGGTAACCGGGAGAGGATTCAGGTGTTCGAGGGTGTTGTGATAGCCCGTCAGCACGGTGGCATAAGGGAGAACTTCGTGGTGAGGAAGGTCTCCAACGGCGTGGGTGTGGAGAGGATATTCCCCGTCCACTGCCCCAGCGTTGACAAGGTTGAGGTGGTGCGTCGCGGCCGGGTGCGCAGGGCGAAGCTCTACTACCTGCGCAAGCTCTCCGGCAAGGCGGCCAGGATAAAGGAGCGTCGGGAGTTCTAGCCCGTTATCAAGGGCTTTGGGCGGTTCACAGCGAGCGTCCCACCCCGCCGGGATCGGCGCGGGTGGGACGCTCGCTTTTTGTTTCTTGGCTCATGGGGTGCGGCAAGGAAATCATAATTACAAAGTGATGTCACATCGGTGTGGTTAGTTAGATGGTTTTAAAAATACAGGCCTTTAGGGGGAGTGTTGCAGGGATAGGTTTTTTATTGCTAGCTTAACCTATGTTTGAGGACTCAAACATATGCTGTCCTAAGATCGAGGAGGTGTTCCATAGATGTTCCGTACCGCACGCCGCTTATGCGGACTATTGGCATTAACCGTCGCCATGACGGTACCGTCCCTTGCCAGCGCTCACGGTGTTTGGATAGGGGAGCAGCAGTCGAAGATGACCATAATCCTTGGGGAAGGCGCCGCAAACGACGCTTACGACCCGTCAAAGGTCAAATGGGTCAGGGCGTATGGAGATGGCACAGGTCAAGTACCTGTGGAAATTCAGAGGCTCCAGGACCACGTGATAATAACGAAAGCCCCTGGCGCTCAGATAATCACCCTGGCGTTCGACCACGGATACTGGTCCCAGGATAGCTCCGGCAAGTGGCATAATAAACCCAAGTCACAAATCAACAACCCCGTAGGAGATGGCATGAGGGCCCTCAAGTTCTCCACATCCTACATCGGCCCTTCCGCATCCCCCGCCGTTATTCCTGACCTTGACCTGCAGGTGGTTCCGTCGGTAAACCCGTTGTCCCTCAAAAAGGGGGACAGCCTCAAAGTAAGAGTCCTGCTCCACGGGAAGCCGGTTAAGGGTGCCTCCCTGTACCCGGACTTCATCGGAGATGTGGATGTGTCGGTTAAGACCGATAATGACGGCTACGCCATCGTAAGGGTTCCATCAGCGGGGCTAAACGTGATAGGCGCAAAGGTGAACGTGGAAAACCCGGATAAATCCGACAGGGACGGGGAGAAGATAAACTACTTCGCCACCTTGGTTTTTAATCTACAAAAGGACGAGGACTAAAAAATGGGGGCATCCCTTGGGATGCCCCCATTCTTGGCTTTTGAGGTTTGTGGCGGGCAAAGTTGCAAAAGCCATGGGATCACGCAGGGCTTTAGGTCCTCAAGGTCCTAGGACGGCCCTCATTTTGCTGGTAAGATGCCGTACTTCCTCAAGTAGGCGCTCCTTGTCCTCCTGGTGCTTACTAACCAGGTCCATTATGGCGCTTCCAACCACCACTCCCTCCGCCAGAGCTGCCGCCCTCTGGGCTCGTTCGGGGTCCTTTATGCCGAAGCCCACCACCGTAGGTATGCTAAAATGTCTCCTGACCCGCCGGAGGTAGCCCTCCATGTCCTCGTGAAGGTCCTTATGGGATCCGGTGGTCCCCAGCATTGAGACGCAATACACGAACCCCTTGGCATCTCTTCCCATCTCCTGGAGACGCTTCTCCGGCGAGTTGGGGGATACCATGGGGATGTTTATCAGTCCCTCACGATCCAGGGCAGTCCTTAGGCCTTTCCCTTCGTCGAACGGGAGGTCCGCCACGATAACCCCATCGATCCCGGCTTCCGCGGCCCGGCGGGCAAATCGCTCATACCCATACCGCAGGATGGGATTCACGTATCCCATGAGAAGCAGCGGTACCTTAACGGAGTTCCTTAGGGTTTCTGCCAAATCCAGCACCGAGGCGAGGGTGGTTCCCCTCCTCAGTGATCGCTGTCCAGAGGCCTGTATGATCGGCCCGTCAGCCAGCGGGTCAGAGAATGGTATCCCCAGCTCCAATATGTCGGCTCCCGAACTTTCCAGGGTGGAGCAGATATCCGCGGAGGTGTTAATGTCCGGGTCCCCTGCCATTACGAAGGCGATGAGGGCCTTGCGGTTTTCGAATGTTTTTTTAAGGCTGTTCATGGGTTATCGCCTCCAACGATGGATTTAACAGAATGCCTGTCCTTGTCGCCCCTTCCGGAGAGGTTTACGACCACCACTTGGTCCTTGTGGAGATCTGAGGCAAGGCGGATTGCATGGGCCACCGCATGGGCGCTTTCCAGGGCCGGTATGATCCCCTCCAGGCGGGATAGGATGAAGAAGGCTTCCAGGGCTTCCTGGTCCGTTACGGATGTGTATTCAGCCCTTTTGGTCTCCATGAGGAAGCTGTGTTCAGGACCCACACCGGGGTAATCTAGGCCAGCGGAGATGGAATACGCCTCGATTATCTGGCCGTCCTGGTCCTGCAGAAGGTAGGACCGGCAGCCGTGGAATACGCCTGGGCTTCCTGCCGTTAAGGATGCGGCGTGAAGCCCCGTTTGAAGCCCCTTGCCTGCGCCCTCAACGCCGATGAGGCGTACGGATTTGTCGGGAATGAATGGATAGAACAGGCCTATGGCGTTGCTTCCGCCCCCAACACAGGCTATGAGGACGTCGGGAAGGCGCCCCTCGTACTGTAGGATCTGCTGGCGGGTCTCGTCTCCTATGACTCGCTGAAAATCCCTAACCAGCGATGGATATGGATGTGGTCCTACGGCGGAGCCGATTATGTAGTGGGTGTCCTCCACGTTAGCCACCCAGTGCCGGATGGCCTCGTTTGTGGCGTCCTTCAGCGTCATGCTTCCCGATGAGACGGGGATGACCTGGGCTCCCAGGATGTGCATCCTTTCCACGTTAAGGGACTGCCGTTTCATGTCCTCCGTCCCCATGAACACGTGGCATTCAAGTCCTAGCCGGGCTGCCGCGCTGGCCACCGCAACCCCGTGCTGACCCGCGCCGGTCTCTGCGATGACCCTGCGCTTCCCTAGGCGGCGGGCTAGCAGCGCTTGCCCTAGGGCGTTGTTTATCTTGTGCGCCCCCGTATGGTTTAGGTCCTCCCTCTTTAGATAGATCTTTGCCCCTCCGGCGTGTAGGGTCAGCCTCTCCGCAAAGGTCAAGGGGGTAGGGCGTCCCCCGTACCGGTGGAGCAGCTCTTTCAGTTCCTCTTGAAAAGCCCGGTCCTCCTTTATTTCATTGTAGGCCCTTTCCAGTTCTTCCAATGCGGGGATCAGGGTTTCTGGTACGAACCTCCCGCCGAAGGGGCCGAAATATCCATTACGTATCATGGATGATCACCTCTCTTGTTTTTGGGGTTCGGCCTTTAGCCGCCATGATTGCCATTCCCATGAGGCGGTGGTCTTTTATTCCATGGGATGTTTCGATGGCGCTGTTTATGTCCACCCCATGGGGGCTTGCTTGCCTTATGGCCTTAGTTATGTTTTTGGGCCCCAACCCGCCGGCCAGGATGAAGGGGCGAGAAAAACGGACTCCCTGCAGTAGAGACCAGTCAAAGGGCTGCCCAGTGCCTCCTGAAACGCCCTTTACCTTTGTGTCCAATAGGAAGAAGTGAGCCGCTTCCTTGTAGCTTTCCAGGGCTTCAAGGTCTTCCCTGAGAGAGATCCCGAGGGCCTTTATGGTTTTGATAGGAAGATTTGCAAGTAGAGAAGGGGGTTCGTTGCCGTGGAACTGGAGGTAGTCGAACATGCGGCTTTCAACTGCTTCCCGCAGCTCCTCTTCGGTGGGGTCCGCCATCACCCCCACCACGGAGAGGAACGGGGGAAGCCGTTGGATTATGGAAGCTGCTTGCCCAAGGCTGACCCTTCGGGGGCTTTGAGCCATAATGAAGCCCAAAGCATCGGCTCCCAGTCTGGCGGCCTCTAAGGCGTCCTCCTCCCTGGTGATCCCACAAACCTTTACCCGGATCACTCTATCAACCCCTTGAGCCTTTTTATGTGGGTAGAAGGGTTCTTGGAGACCATGAGGCTTTCCCCCACAAGGATCCCGTGAACCCCCGCCTTCTCAAGGAAGACCACGTCTTCCCGGCAGGATATCCCGCTTTCGGCTATCACATACCGGTGGCTTGAGGGTTCAAGTCGCCGGAGTTCCTCCATGATCCGGTACGTGGTGTTAAGGTTTACGGAGAAGTCCCGCAGGTCCCGGTTGTTGATGCCTATTATGTCCGTTTCGGTCTCCAAGGCTCTTCGGAGGTCCTCTTGGTCGTGCACCTCCACCACTGCCTCCAGACCGAGGGACCTTGCGGTTCCCAACATGCGCTGCAGCCTCTTACCAGGGAGTATGGCGGCTATTAGAAGCACCGCGTCGGCCCCTAGGAAGAGGCTTTCATAAACCTGTACCGGGTCCACGATGAAGTCCTTTCTAATAAAAGGGATATCTGCCTTAGGGCGGAGCTGCCGCATTATGTCTGGGCTTCCTTGGAAGAAGGGCTGGTCGGTCACTATTGAAATTCCGTCAGCCCCGCCTTTGATGTAGGCTTCAAGCTGTTTATCCGGCTCAAAGGGGTCCGCCAAGATGCCCTTGCTGGGACTGGCCTTCTTTATCTCCCCTATTATGGAGATTCCCGGCGTGGCCAGACGGGCCTTCAGAGACAGCTTGGGGCCTTTTATCTTCTGCACCTGGTGGTTTTTCTCAAGCACTATGCGGTCCAGTATCATACTGCCTCCTCCTTTCCTGTTATTGACCTGGAGAATCGGACCACCTCTTCAAGCTTTTTCATAGCAAGGCCGCTGTCTATGATTTGTTCTGCCATGCGGGCTCCTTCGAATATCCCGGTGGTTAGCCCGTCCACGTACAGTGCGGCGGCGGCGTTGAGCACCACCACGTCTCTCATTGGCCCCCTCATGCCGCCGAATATGTCCAACAAGATCCGGCGGTTCTCGTTTACGCCGCCTCCTGAGGCGTACCCCAAGGGTGCTCTGCTTAGCCCCGCGTCCTCGGGAAGTATCTCCATGTCCTGGATCTTCCCTCGGTTCAGCAGACACACCCTGTTGGGACCGCTAAGCGAAAGCTCGTCCAACCCGCCATGGCCGTGAAACACCATTGCCCTACTGACCCCGAGTAGGGCCAGGACCTCAGTTATGGGCCGGACCAGCTTGGGGGAGAAGACCCCCACCAGCTGGTGGGATGGCTTTGCTGGGTTTGAGAGGGGGCCTAAGATATTGAAGATAGTTCGAAGCCCTATGGCCTTCCGTATCGGGGCGACGTTTTTCATGGGACTGTTGAAGTGGGGAGCGAAGATGAAGCCGTAGCCAGTTTTGCTGATGCAGGCTTTCACGTCCTCTGGCTTATCTAACAGCGGTATCCCTAGGGCTTCCAGGATGTCGGCGCTTCCGCAACGGCTTGATACGGATCGGTTCCCGTGTTTGGCCACCAAAGACCCCGCCGCGGCGGCTATGAACGAGGCGCCGGTGGATATGTTGATGGTACCAGCACGATCACCGCCGGTTCCAACGATGTCAATGAGGGTTTTCCCCTTTAGATTTACAGGAACGACTTTGCTCCTGATCACCGAAGCTGCGGAGGCTATCTCCTCCACGGTCTCTCCCTTGGCGCGAAGTCCCGCCAGGAAGGCCCCCACCAGGGCGTCGGGCTCACCGCCGGACAAGATGCTTTCCATGGCGTCCGCCATCTCTTGGGGAGCAAGGTTTTTCCCCGATAGGATCTTTTCAAGTTGCTCCTTTAGCATTGATGTCCCAGCTCCTTCCCAGCGGGTTTTGTGTGGTAGAAATTCCTGATGATCCTCATGCCCCCTTCGGTGAGTATCGATTCGGGATGAAACTGGACACCAAAGAGGGGAAGGCTTAGGTGTTGAAGCCCCATGACGGTTCCGTCGTCCGCCCTGGCGGTGACCGTTAACTCCTTGGGGAGAGAGTTTTCTTCCAACACCAGCGAGTGATAGCGGGTGGCTTTGAAAGGGGTGGGCAGTCCGTAGAAGATCCCCTTTCTGTTGTGATAGATGGAGGAGGTCTTGCCGTGGCACGGTTTAGCCGCCCGAACGAGGCGTCCACCCATGGCGCAACCTATCGCCTGGTGTCCCAGGCAGACCCCCATGATGGGGATCCGCCCCATGAAGACCCGGATCACTTCCATTGACACTCCCGCCTCCTCCGGGGTCCCGGGTCCAGGGGATATGACGATGTGTGAAGGGTTCATGGCCTTGATCTTTGAAAGTGTGATCCGGTCGTTTCGGAACGTCCGTACATCATCCAGCTCCGATAGGTACTGCACCAGGTTCCAGGTAAAGGAGTCGTAGTTGTCTATCATCAGGATCATCTCGTACCTTCTCCTTTCGCCGCCATCTGCAGGGCCCTTTTCATGGCTTTGAACATGGCCCCAGCCTTGCTTAGGGTCTCTTGGTACTCCATCTCCGGATCCGAATCGTAAACTACGCCCGCCCCGGCCTGAATGTGTACCCTGTCATCTTCTTTAACGATGGTCCTTATGGTTATGCAGGTGTCCATGCTCCCCTGGAATCCCAGGTAGCCCACCGCTCCCGCGTATGGTCCCCTTGGGGTGCCTTCCAGCTCTCCTATGATCTCCATTGCCCTGATCTTGGGAGCCCCCGATACGGTGCCCGCCGGGAAGGAGGAGATCAGAAGGTCCAGCGGAGTAGCCTCTGGTCTTTTTTGCCCTTCCACCTGAGATACGATGTGCATCACCTGGGAGTACTGCTCTATGCCCATGAGCTCGGTGACCCTTACGCTTCCGGGCTGGCATATCCTTCCAAGGTCGTTGCGGGCCAGGTCAACCAGCATTATGTGCTCCGCCCTTTCCTTTTCGTTCCCCAGCAGTTCCAGTGCGGCGCGCCTGTCCTCCTCTTCCGTATCTCCCCTTCTGCGGGTTCCGGCGAGCGGACGAGTGACGGCCTTGGATCCCGCGAGCTTCACATGGAGCTCCGGCGACGAGCCTATGAGGGTGATATTCGGCAGTTCCAGTAGGAAGTGATATGGGGAGGGGTTGCATGCCTTGAGGGCTCGGTAGATTAGCGTGGCGGGAAGGTTGGTTTTGGCGGAGAACCTTTGGGAGAGGACCACCTGACATATGTCCCCCGCTATTATGTGCTCCCGCCCCTTTCGGACCATGTCTAGGAAGTCCTCTTTCGTCATGAGTGGCTTTAGTGGATTGAGGAAAAAGGAGGTCCCTTGGGGCATTTTATGGTCTAGATAGGACTCCAGGAATCCCCTTAGGCCCTCCAGTTTTAAACAGGCCATCCTGTATAGCCCCTCTAGGCCTTCCTTTCCCATGTCCCTTGGGATGTGTTGGTTAACCACCAGGAACAGCTTGTCACCTAGGTGGTCTATGGCTATCACGGAGGAGAACCCCATGAGTGACGCCATTGGGAGATGAGAGCAGGGCAGGGCTTTGCCTTCGTTTCTGTGGAACAGATCCTCCCAGGCGCTTATTATGTCGTATGCGAAGTATCCCGCCGCTCCTCCAAGGAACGGGGGAAGGTCATCTCTGACGGGAGGGTATGTGCCGGCCAGGTAGTTTCCCAGGGCTTTTTTAAGCCCATCCCTGCCGGGGAACTCCGCCAAGGTCCTGCCCTGGGGGCTGGTTTCAATGCAGATGTTGTTGGAAAATGTGAAAATTCTGTCCGGCTCGGTTCCTATAAATGAATACCTGCCCCACCTGCCCTGTGGGTCCGGGGTCTCCATGAGGAAGCTTCCTTGGGGAGACCTTTTGAGACTTTCGTAGATCATGAGGGGGTCCCGTCCCTGGAGGCTTAGTTCCATTATCACCGGTACTCTTTCGAATTCAGAGCAGAGCCTTATGAAATCCTCAAGGGACGTAAGATTTTCTCTTCCCCTGATTTCGTGAACTCCCATGCCTTGATCCTCCTTGTGGGAAATTAAAAGAGCCGGGGGCTCTTGTGTTAAGGCCCCCGGCTTAGTGGTTTTATCAGCTGAAGAACGACAGAGGGGCCTTGGAAGCGGTTCCGGCAAGGATCCACCTCCAAGGCCCATCGCTGATTTGGACGTCGGCGATTTATATGGCCCTTGGCGGCGGACTCAGGGAGCCCGCCACCACCAGTTTTGAAGTCTTAGGAAAAGCATCTTGGGTTAATCCTCCTTGGATCTGGATATTGGAAGGGATTTTAGGGTTCAGTGTTTTCGTTGTCAAGGGTGAAATATCAGGGTTCATGGGGTCTTATCGGGTTTTAGGGAGGAGGAGCGCTTTTATTTGTAACGTGCTCGGTGGTTTATTCGATAAATAAACAAACGAGATGGATCGATGTGGCAATTTTATTAAATATTTATTCCCTAGGAGTTGGCTTTGTTGACAAACTATCCAATCCCCTTGACGTGGCTCGGCAAATTAGGTGTAATATAAAACAGTTGGTTTTTGCAACTATTGGGGGTGCTTAGGTTTGAGGCCATCGGATTCGGGCATGAGGGAGAAAGCCTCGGCCCTTAGAGCGGCCCTTAGGGGCCTTGTGAGGGGCCTTGGCCTTCTGGACAGGGATGGGGCATGCTGTGGGGGGGTAACCTTGGCCCAGTGTCACGCCCTAGGAGAGATCGCAGACTCCGGCGGGCTGTCGTTGATGGAGCTGTCCCGAAGGCTTGGGCTCCATAAGAGCACCGTGAGCAGGACCGTTGATCCTCTGGTGGAAATGGGGTTGGTGGCCCAGGAGAGGGATCCATTGGACAGGAGGCGGTACGTTCTGTCCCTCACAGCTAAGGGGGTGGAGGTGGAAAGACGCATATCCGCCACCGTGGAGCTTCGGTGTCTTCGGATACTCGAGGCCCTTGACCCAGCATCCCATGACAAGGTGCTTTCCGGGGTGGAGGAACTGCTCATGGGGCTTAGAAAGGCCCTTGAGAAGGAAGAAGGGGAGTGTGATTGCGTTGACCTTTAGTGATTTTTCTTCCCACGGGGCAAGGGAGATAAAGGAGAAGGTGAGGAAGAGGTACGCGGAGAACCTGGTTTCGAGAAGCTGTTGTGGCAGCTGCGGCTGTGGAGGCTTGGAGGCCATAACGGAGGGTAACTACGGCGAAGAGCACATGTCCGTGGTGCCCCAGGGGGCGGAGCACGTGTCCTTTGGATGCGGCAACCCGGTGGAGCACGCGGATCTCATGCCCGGGGAGCGGGTGCTGGACCTTGGGTGTGGAACTGGGCTTGACGCCCTGCTGGCGGCGGTGCAGGTGGGGCCTGAGGGGTCCGTGGTGGGGCTTGACATGACGCCCCAGATGATAGAGAGGGCCCGATCCAACCGAATGGCCTGGGGGCTTGACAACGTGGAGTTCCTCCTGGGGGAGGATGGAGCGCATACCCCTGCCGGATCTATCGGTGGACGTGGTCATCTCCAACTGCGTGATCAACCTTTCCCCTTTGAAGGAGGCGGTTTTCGCCGAGTCCTTCCGGGTTCTCAAGGAGGGTGGGCGTTTTGTGGCCGCCGACGTGGTGGCCCTGCGCCCGGTCCCTGCTGAGCTTAAGCGGAACTTTGAGGCCTTCAGCGGATGTCTTGCAGGGGCCCTTTCGGTGGAGGGTTTCCGTTCGATGCTCCTTGAGGGGGGGTTTTGCTCTGTAGATGTGAAGGTTATTAAGAAGTACCGATTCTCAGGTGAAGACGCGGAACGGCTCTTCGGGGCCGAGGTGGAACAGTTGGACCAGGCCTTCGGCAGCGCGGTGGTGTTGGCTAGGAAGGGGGCGGCCCGTTGAGTCCCCGATTGCCTTTCAACAGTTTTTTTGACCCCTTGGGAGACGTGCTGTTCTCCACGCTCAAGGACTCCGCCGTGGAGACAAGGGAGCTCTTCATGCTCTTAAGGTCCCGAGGGCTCACCGATCGGGGGCTTGAAGCCCACAGGGAGCACATGATCGTGGCGCTCAGCGGAAGGCGGCTCATAGGCGCCGTGGGGGCAGTTCCCTTGGGTTCCTGGGGCATGATAAGGTCCCTGTGCGTCCTTCCGGATTTTGAAGGCCTTGGGATCGGCGGAGAACTGCTTAGGCTTGGGGAGGAACGGCTGCTTGAACAGGGGACCTCTCGGGCGTGGCTCATCAGTGGCTCATCACCGGCGGGGCGGAGGGTTATTTCACCTTCAAGGGATATGAACGGGCCTTGCAGGTTCCAAGCCCCGTAGCCCATGCCCTTGGGGTCTTGGGCTGCCCTTCCTGCGCCGTCACGATGTTCAAGGATCTCATGCCTTAGGAGGTGCCCTTGCGAGATGCCCAGTGAGCTTAAGAATCTTAGGGCCTGGTCCCCTTGACTAGCCCGCCTTGGGCTAGTAGAATACCTCTCGTCAGTGCCGGGGTGGTGGAACTGGTAGACACGCACGTTTGAGGGGCGTGTGGGGAAACCCGTACGAGTTCGAGTCTCGTCCCCGGCACCATTTTTTTGCCTCCGTTGGTGTTTCATTTCCCCCTTCGGCGCCGTTCCATCCTGGACGGCGCCGAAGCTCTTTCCCCCTTGGGGTAACTTCCCTTCTTTCCCACGGTGACGGTCACCTTGGATGGTACAATTGAAAAGGCATGGGCGTTTAGCCCTTTGGTGCGCCGTAATTTAATTCCGTGGGGGTTTTATTTCAATGGCCATACTCATAACCGGCGCGGCCGGTTACATAGGAAGCCACTGCTGCGTTGAGACCCTGGAGGCGGGGTATCAAGTGGTGGGATTGGATAGCTTCGTGAACAGCAAGCCGGAGGTGCTTAACCGCATCAAGGCCATAACGGGCAGGGATTTCCTGTTCTACCGGGGGGACATGAGGGACAAGGACCTCCTGGACAGGATTTTCACCGAGAATCAGGTGGACACGGTCATCCACTTCGCGGGTCTTAAGGCGGTGGGGGAGTCGGTGGAGCGACCCCTGGACTACTACGATAACAACGTCTGCGGCACCGTTACGCTGTGCGACGCCATGCTCCGCCACGGGGTAAGGCGCGTGGTCTTCAGCTCCTCCGCCACCGTTTACGGCACCCCCGAACGGTGCCCCATACCGGAGGATGCCCCCTTGGGCCCCGAGAGCCCTTACGGCAGGACCAAGCTCATGATAGAGGAGATCCTAAGGGACCTCTGCTCCGCAAAGGAGGGGCTGCTGTCCGCGGTCCTGCTTCGCTACTTCAACCCCATAGGAGCCCATCCCAGCGGCATGATAGGGGAGGACCCCCAGGGGATACCTAACAACCTGATGCCCTACATAACCCAGGTGGCCTGCGGGAGGCTTGAGGAGTTAAAGGTCTTTGGTGGCGACTACGACACCCCCGACGGAACCCCCGTGAGGGACTACATACACGTGGTCGACCTGGCCAAGGGACACATCAGGGCCATCGAGAAGGCCGCCTCGTCAAAGGGTGTGATGGTCTACAACCTGGGCACCGGAAGGGGGTACAGCGTCCTCGAGGTGATAAAGGCCTTTGAGGCCGCCACGGGGATAAGCATACCCTACAGGATAGTTGACCGCCGTCCCGGGGACGTGCCGGTTTGTTATGCGGACCCCTCAAAGGCCCTGAGGGAACTTCAATGGCGGCCGGAGATGGACATAAACCAAATGTGCAGGGACTCCTGGAACTGGCAGAGCAGGAACCCCATGGGATACGACGCCCGATGACCTTTAAAGTTGCGGAACTGCACCAATGGTCCCTTGTTGCCCCCCTCTTAGCCTCCTAGGAGGGGGAAGGATCCCCTGGGAGATGGGGAATTGTGGTCTTAGAGGAGGCATGTTCCATGGCCTATGGTGGTAACGGCCGAAAGGGCCGCGAAGGGGGCAAAGAACTTCGTTTTCTTCCCGCCACCCCCGAGGAGGTGGCGCGCCTTGGCTGGGACTCTCCGGACTTTCTCCTCATAACCGGAGATGCCTATGTGGACCATCCTTCCTTTGGACACGCGGTGGTGGCCCGCTGGCTCGAGGCGCTGGGCTTTAAGGTGGCGGTGGCCCCCCAGCCTAGGTGGGACAGCCCGGAGGAGCTCTTGGCCTACGGAAGGCCCAAGCTTGCGGTGCTCATAAGCGGCGGCAACGTGGACTCCATGGTGGCCAACTACACCTCCGAGCGGCATCGGCGCTTAAGGGACCTCTACTCCCCCGACGGCGTTCCGGGGCTGCGTCCCGACAGGGCGGTCATCGTATACTCCAATCTGGC encodes the following:
- the rplS gene encoding 50S ribosomal protein L19, which encodes MIDPRIALVEKRYSKADPVPPFRPGDTVKVHVKVKEGNRERIQVFEGVVIARQHGGIRENFVVRKVSNGVGVERIFPVHCPSVDKVEVVRRGRVRRAKLYYLRKLSGKAARIKERREF
- a CDS encoding DUF4198 domain-containing protein, producing MTVPSLASAHGVWIGEQQSKMTIILGEGAANDAYDPSKVKWVRAYGDGTGQVPVEIQRLQDHVIITKAPGAQIITLAFDHGYWSQDSSGKWHNKPKSQINNPVGDGMRALKFSTSYIGPSASPAVIPDLDLQVVPSVNPLSLKKGDSLKVRVLLHGKPVKGASLYPDFIGDVDVSVKTDNDGYAIVRVPSAGLNVIGAKVNVENPDKSDRDGEKINYFATLVFNLQKDED
- the trpA gene encoding tryptophan synthase subunit alpha, producing MNSLKKTFENRKALIAFVMAGDPDINTSADICSTLESSGADILELGIPFSDPLADGPIIQASGQRSLRRGTTLASVLDLAETLRNSVKVPLLLMGYVNPILRYGYERFARRAAEAGIDGVIVADLPFDEGKGLRTALDREGLINIPMVSPNSPEKRLQEMGRDAKGFVYCVSMLGTTGSHKDLHEDMEGYLRRVRRHFSIPTVVGFGIKDPERAQRAAALAEGVVVGSAIMDLVSKHQEDKERLLEEVRHLTSKMRAVLGP
- the trpB gene encoding tryptophan synthase subunit beta, which encodes MIRNGYFGPFGGRFVPETLIPALEELERAYNEIKEDRAFQEELKELLHRYGGRPTPLTFAERLTLHAGGAKIYLKREDLNHTGAHKINNALGQALLARRLGKRRVIAETGAGQHGVAVASAAARLGLECHVFMGTEDMKRQSLNVERMHILGAQVIPVSSGSMTLKDATNEAIRHWVANVEDTHYIIGSAVGPHPYPSLVRDFQRVIGDETRQQILQYEGRLPDVLIACVGGGSNAIGLFYPFIPDKSVRLIGVEGAGKGLQTGLHAASLTAGSPGVFHGCRSYLLQDQDGQIIEAYSISAGLDYPGVGPEHSFLMETKRAEYTSVTDQEALEAFFILSRLEGIIPALESAHAVAHAIRLASDLHKDQVVVVNLSGRGDKDRHSVKSIVGGDNP
- a CDS encoding phosphoribosylanthranilate isomerase → MIRVKVCGITREEDALEAARLGADALGFIMAQSPRRVSLGQAASIIQRLPPFLSVVGVMADPTEEELREAVESRMFDYLQFHGNEPPSLLANLPIKTIKALGISLREDLEALESYKEAAHFFLLDTKVKGVSGGTGQPFDWSLLQGVRFSRPFILAGGLGPKNITKAIRQASPHGVDINSAIETSHGIKDHRLMGMAIMAAKGRTPKTREVIIHDT
- the trpC gene encoding indole-3-glycerol phosphate synthase TrpC, coding for MILDRIVLEKNHQVQKIKGPKLSLKARLATPGISIIGEIKKASPSKGILADPFEPDKQLEAYIKGGADGISIVTDQPFFQGSPDIMRQLRPKADIPFIRKDFIVDPVQVYESLFLGADAVLLIAAILPGKRLQRMLGTARSLGLEAVVEVHDQEDLRRALETETDIIGINNRDLRDFSVNLNTTYRIMEELRRLEPSSHRYVIAESGISCREDVVFLEKAGVHGILVGESLMVSKNPSTHIKRLKGLIE
- the trpD gene encoding anthranilate phosphoribosyltransferase yields the protein MLKEQLEKILSGKNLAPQEMADAMESILSGGEPDALVGAFLAGLRAKGETVEEIASAASVIRSKVVPVNLKGKTLIDIVGTGGDRAGTINISTGASFIAAAAGSLVAKHGNRSVSSRCGSADILEALGIPLLDKPEDVKACISKTGYGFIFAPHFNSPMKNVAPIRKAIGLRTIFNILGPLSNPAKPSHQLVGVFSPKLVRPITEVLALLGVSRAMVFHGHGGLDELSLSGPNRVCLLNRGKIQDMEILPEDAGLSRAPLGYASGGGVNENRRILLDIFGGMRGPMRDVVVLNAAAALYVDGLTTGIFEGARMAEQIIDSGLAMKKLEEVVRFSRSITGKEEAV
- a CDS encoding anthranilate synthase component II, with product MILMIDNYDSFTWNLVQYLSELDDVRTFRNDRITLSKIKAMNPSHIVISPGPGTPEEAGVSMEVIRVFMGRIPIMGVCLGHQAIGCAMGGRLVRAAKPCHGKTSSIYHNRKGIFYGLPTPFKATRYHSLVLEENSLPKELTVTARADDGTVMGLQHLSLPLFGVQFHPESILTEGGMRIIRNFYHTKPAGKELGHQC
- a CDS encoding anthranilate synthase component I family protein — encoded protein: MGVHEIRGRENLTSLEDFIRLCSEFERVPVIMELSLQGRDPLMIYESLKRSPQGSFLMETPDPQGRWGRYSFIGTEPDRIFTFSNNICIETSPQGRTLAEFPGRDGLKKALGNYLAGTYPPVRDDLPPFLGGAAGYFAYDIISAWEDLFHRNEGKALPCSHLPMASLMGFSSVIAIDHLGDKLFLVVNQHIPRDMGKEGLEGLYRMACLKLEGLRGFLESYLDHKMPQGTSFFLNPLKPLMTKEDFLDMVRKGREHIIAGDICQVVLSQRFSAKTNLPATLIYRALKACNPSPYHFLLELPNITLIGSSPELHVKLAGSKAVTRPLAGTRRRGDTEEEDRRAALELLGNEKERAEHIMLVDLARNDLGRICQPGSVRVTELMGIEQYSQVMHIVSQVEGQKRPEATPLDLLISSFPAGTVSGAPKIRAMEIIGELEGTPRGPYAGAVGYLGFQGSMDTCITIRTIVKEDDRVHIQAGAGVVYDSDPEMEYQETLSKAGAMFKAMKRALQMAAKGEGTR
- a CDS encoding MarR family winged helix-turn-helix transcriptional regulator, with protein sequence MRPSDSGMREKASALRAALRGLVRGLGLLDRDGACCGGVTLAQCHALGEIADSGGLSLMELSRRLGLHKSTVSRTVDPLVEMGLVAQERDPLDRRRYVLSLTAKGVEVERRISATVELRCLRILEALDPASHDKVLSGVEELLMGLRKALEKEEGECDCVDL